The following are encoded in a window of Procambarus clarkii isolate CNS0578487 chromosome 33, FALCON_Pclarkii_2.0, whole genome shotgun sequence genomic DNA:
- the LOC138370792 gene encoding SUMO-interacting motif-containing protein 1-like — MVEALMEASQSTAEGPIVDGAERDLVSSAGILDHGISSMSPSSACQSPSSACQSPSSACQSPSSACQSPSSACQSPSSACQSPSSTCQSPSSACQSPSSACQSPSSACQSPSSACQSPSSACQSPSSACQSPSSACQSPGSACQSPSSACQSPSSACQSPSSACQSPSSACQSPSSACQSPSSACQSPSSACQSPSSACQSPSSACQSPSSACQSPSGACQSPSSACQSPSRTKTFKAG, encoded by the exons ATGGTCGAGGCGCTGATGGAAGCATCACAGAGCACAGCAGAGGGTCCCATTGTTGATGGAGCCGAGAGGGACCTGGTGAGTTCTGCAGGCATTCTGGATCACGGGATCTCCTCAATG TCTCCTAGCAGCGCCTGCCAGTCTCCTAGCAGCGCCTGCCAGTCTCCTAGCAGCGCCTGCCAGTCTCCTAGCAGCGCCTGCCAGTCTCCTAGCAGCGCCTGCCAGTCTCCTAGCAGCGCCTGCCAGTCTCCTAGCAGCACCTGCCAGTCTCCTAGCAGCGCCTGCCAGTCTCCTAGCAGCGCCTGCCAGTCTCCTAGCAGCGCCTGCCAGTCTCCTAGCAGCGCCTGCCAGTCTCCTAGCAGCGCCTGCCAGTCTCCTAGCAGCGCCTGCCAGTCTCCTAGCAGCGCCTGCCAGTCTCCTGGCAGCGCCTGCCAGTCTCCTAGCAGCGCCTGCCAGTCTCCTAGCAGCGCCTGCCAGTCTCCTAGCAGCGCCTGCCAGTCTCCTAGCAGCGCCTGCCAGTCTCCTAGCAGCGCCTGCCAGTCTCCTAGCAGCGCCTGCCAGTCTCCTAGCAGCGCCTGCCAGTCTCCTAGCAGCGCCTGCCAGTCTCCTAGCAGCGCCTGCCAGTCTCCTAGCAGCGCCTGCCAGTCTCCTAGCGGCGCCTGCCAGTCTCCTAGCAGCGCCTGCCAGTCTCCTAGCCGCACGAAAACCTTTAAAGCTGGGTAG